From the genome of Alosa sapidissima isolate fAloSap1 chromosome 14, fAloSap1.pri, whole genome shotgun sequence, one region includes:
- the purab gene encoding transcriptional activator protein Pur-alpha: MADRDSGSEHGGFATGPGAGPMHPSRLQHDTEELASKRVDIQNKRFYLDVKQNAKGRFLKIAEVGAGGNKSRLTLSMSVAVEFRDYLGDFIEHYAQLGPSNPEMVQDEPRRALKSEFLVRENRKYYMDLKENQRGRFLRIRQTVNRGPGLGTAQGQTIALPAQGLIEFRDALAKLIDDYGVDEEPAELPEGTSLTVDNKRFFFDVGSNKYGVFMRVSEVKPTYRNSITVPCKVWSKFGATFCKYADEMKRIQERSRERRARELLPEGLHGDEADED, translated from the coding sequence ATGGCGGATAGAGACAGTGGCAGTGAGCACGGAGGATTCGCCACGGGCCCCGGCGCCGGCCCGATGCACCCGTCCCGCCTTCAGCACGACACCGAGGAGCTTGCCTCAAAACGCGTTGACATCCAGAACAAGCGCTTCTACCTGGACGTCAAGCAGAACGCCAAAGGCCGCTTCCTGAAGATAGCTGAGGTCGGGGCCGGAGGAAACAAGAGCCGCCTGACTCTCTCGATGTCAGTAGCTGTGGAGTTCCGTGACTACTTAGGGGACTTCATCGAGCATTACGCCCAGCTGGGCCCTAGTAACCCTGAGATGGTGCAGGACGAGCCCCGGCGGGCCCTAAAGAGCGAGTTTCTGGTGCGGGAGAATCGGAAGTATTACATGGATTTAAAAGAAAACCAGAGGGGGCGGTTTCTGAGGATCCGTCAAACCGTGAATCGGGGGCCCGGATTGGGAACTGCACAAGGCCAGACCATCGCGCTTCCAGCCCAGGGACTCATTGAGTTCCGCGACGCGTTGGCTAAACTCATCGATGATTACGGAGTGGACGAGGAGCCCGCGGAGCTACCGGAAGGCACTTCACTTACGGTGGACAATAAGCGCTTCTTTTTCGATGTGGGCTCGAACAAGTATGGAGTGTTCATGCGCGTTAGCGAGGTGAAGCCGACCTACCGCAACTCCATCACAGTGCCCTGCAAAGTGTGGTCCAAATTCGGCGCAACGTTCTGTAAATACGCGGACGAGATGAAGCGGATCCAAGAGCGGAGTCGAGAGAGGAGGGCACGCGAGCTGCTACCGGAGGGCCTACATGGAGACGAAGCAGACGAGGATTGA